From a region of the Agromyces ramosus genome:
- a CDS encoding AMP-binding protein — protein sequence MTHALRAALSGGAAVWSVAGDPAAPTDAPREVDDDIALVVETSGSTDAPKRVALSADALLAAADATHDALGGPGQWLLALPAHYIAGAQVIVRGIHAGTQAVVLDGEHFDAGAFAAASARLAPNRPHYTSLVPLQLARLVDGADRDAFIAAALRSYDAVLVGGQALAPGLAERAAHLGANVVRTYGSSETAGGCVYDGRALEGVGVRIVDGMVELSGPMLADGYLGDAGRTAAAFTTDARGTRWYRTGDLGDLGDDGRLRVRGRGDDVIISGGVKVVLGEVERAVRAVPGFGEAVVVAVGDAAWGERAAVVAARTDAAATSAALTSLVAATDAAGLTPAARPVRLLLVDAMPLLPSGKPDRRALAVLAGGLS from the coding sequence GTGACGCACGCGCTCCGTGCGGCCCTGTCGGGCGGCGCGGCCGTCTGGTCGGTCGCGGGCGATCCCGCCGCGCCGACCGATGCCCCACGCGAGGTCGACGACGACATCGCCCTCGTCGTCGAGACGAGCGGATCGACGGATGCCCCGAAGCGCGTCGCCCTCTCGGCCGACGCGCTGCTCGCCGCTGCCGACGCCACGCACGACGCCCTCGGCGGGCCGGGCCAGTGGCTGCTCGCGCTGCCCGCCCACTACATCGCGGGCGCCCAGGTGATCGTGCGGGGCATCCACGCGGGCACCCAGGCGGTCGTGCTCGACGGCGAGCACTTCGACGCGGGGGCATTCGCCGCGGCATCCGCTCGGCTCGCTCCGAACCGGCCGCACTACACGTCGCTCGTGCCCCTGCAGCTCGCCCGCCTCGTCGACGGCGCCGATCGCGACGCCTTCATCGCGGCCGCGCTCCGCTCGTACGATGCCGTGCTCGTGGGCGGTCAGGCGCTCGCGCCCGGGCTCGCGGAGCGCGCGGCGCACCTCGGCGCGAACGTCGTGCGCACCTACGGATCGAGCGAGACCGCCGGCGGCTGCGTCTACGACGGCCGCGCGCTCGAGGGCGTCGGCGTGCGCATCGTCGACGGCATGGTCGAGCTCTCGGGTCCGATGCTCGCCGACGGCTACCTCGGCGACGCCGGCCGCACGGCTGCGGCGTTCACGACCGATGCCCGCGGCACGCGCTGGTACCGCACGGGCGATCTGGGGGACCTCGGCGATGACGGGCGACTCCGCGTCCGCGGGCGAGGCGACGACGTCATCATCTCGGGCGGCGTCAAGGTCGTGCTCGGCGAGGTCGAGCGGGCGGTGCGCGCGGTCCCCGGTTTCGGCGAGGCCGTCGTCGTGGCCGTCGGCGACGCCGCGTGGGGCGAGCGGGCGGCCGTCGTCGCAGCGCGAACGGATGCCGCCGCGACATCCGCTGCCCTCACGAGCCTGGTCGCAGCGACCGACGCCGCGGGGCTCACGCCCGCCGCGCGCCCCGTGCGCCTGCTCCTCGTCGACGCCATGCCCCTGCTCCCGTCGGGCAAGCCCGACCGGCGTGCGCTCGCCGTGCTCGCCGGCGGCCTGTCGTAA
- a CDS encoding 1,4-dihydroxy-2-naphthoate polyprenyltransferase, whose translation MNPDDLSKRGTAGRRAGNPAKKPVPPAGAPRPATAADWVAGARLRTLPLAIAPVALGTGAGIVAIPDGSWHPARAALALVVALALQIGVNYANDYSDGVRGTDDHRVGPARLTGSGAAKPRHVLAVAASFFALAALAGLALTLATGQWWLLAVGAVAIVAAWFYTGGKRPYGYYGLGELFVFVFFGLVATAGSAFVQALTVNLEAWLGGVGAGLLACAVLMANNLRDVAQDKIARKRTLAVLVGPLAGRVLFVVFMLVPFALAGFWALLYPLALLVQFALLAALPACVIVLTAKTPREFIIALQLASLTALAYGVGLGLAFAL comes from the coding sequence ATGAATCCCGACGACCTCTCGAAGCGCGGCACTGCCGGCCGCCGTGCGGGGAATCCCGCGAAGAAGCCCGTTCCACCCGCGGGGGCGCCTCGACCCGCGACCGCCGCCGACTGGGTCGCCGGCGCGCGCCTCCGCACGCTGCCGCTCGCGATCGCCCCGGTCGCGCTCGGAACGGGTGCCGGCATCGTCGCGATCCCCGACGGCTCGTGGCATCCGGCCCGCGCCGCCCTTGCGCTCGTCGTGGCACTCGCGCTGCAGATCGGCGTGAACTACGCGAACGACTACTCCGACGGCGTGCGCGGCACCGACGACCACCGCGTCGGCCCGGCTCGGCTCACCGGCTCGGGGGCCGCGAAGCCGCGTCACGTGCTGGCCGTCGCCGCGAGCTTCTTCGCGCTCGCGGCGCTCGCGGGCCTCGCGCTCACCCTCGCCACCGGCCAGTGGTGGCTGCTCGCCGTCGGCGCGGTCGCGATCGTCGCGGCGTGGTTCTACACCGGCGGCAAGCGGCCGTACGGCTACTACGGCCTCGGCGAGCTGTTCGTGTTCGTGTTCTTCGGCCTCGTCGCGACGGCCGGCTCGGCGTTCGTGCAGGCGCTGACCGTGAACCTCGAGGCCTGGCTCGGCGGCGTCGGTGCCGGACTCCTCGCGTGCGCCGTGCTGATGGCGAACAACCTGCGCGACGTGGCGCAAGACAAGATCGCGCGCAAGCGCACGCTCGCGGTGCTCGTCGGCCCGCTCGCCGGCCGCGTCCTGTTCGTCGTCTTCATGCTGGTGCCGTTCGCGCTCGCCGGGTTCTGGGCGCTGCTGTACCCCTTGGCCCTGCTCGTGCAGTTCGCGTTGCTCGCGGCGTTGCCCGCATGCGTCATCGTGCTCACCGCCAAGACGCCGCGCGAGTTCATCATCGCGCTGCAGCTCGCGAGCCTCACGGCGCTCGCCTACGGCGTCGGCCTCGGACTCGCCTTCGCACTGTAG
- the menD gene encoding 2-succinyl-5-enolpyruvyl-6-hydroxy-3-cyclohexene-1-carboxylic-acid synthase, translating into MAEPASGRPHRSPSPASDVAMSLLQSFIRAGVSDVVVAPGSRSQALALAAAELERIGAVRLHVRIDERGAAFLALGLAVESGRPALVITTSGTAVANLHPGVLEAHHAGVPLIVLSADRPAELRGIRSNQTTMQPGIFAGAVRLERDVTAPEGATGETDAAARLAREALAASLGRVASGAFVAHPGPGPVHLNLQLREPLSAPIALDPSAAAATAAPAPAEPATVPGPALIAAGPRTVVVAGAGAGPAAEEFARDGGWPLIAEVTSGAHFGPNLVVAYRELLREAGFGDQVERVVVFGHPTLSREVPALVQRDGVEAIAVAPWGIEWFNPGRRIHRFERSVRTEPHPPSADERAWLGRWVHASRMLVEAGLPEVAPVASGVDETGHVSDFAAQREYMRVQLAAMRAPVTRRALVDSVWAATWPHDRLVFGASRLIRDADRAVPGRRIMAHANRGLAGIDGTVATAIGIAVASQARDAASDPSHAGVTRALIGDLTLLHDVGSLLLGAGERQPRLQLIVGNDGGGSIFDALEVAGSAPAAAFDRVQFTPQQVDLASLAAAYGWKYARASIRSELDEALGTRIDGPSILEVPLPR; encoded by the coding sequence ATGGCTGAGCCGGCATCCGGCCGGCCGCATCGTTCGCCGAGTCCGGCGAGCGATGTCGCGATGTCGCTGCTGCAGTCGTTCATCCGGGCCGGAGTCAGTGACGTCGTCGTCGCGCCCGGTTCCCGCTCGCAGGCGCTCGCGCTCGCCGCCGCCGAGCTCGAGCGCATCGGCGCCGTGCGCCTGCATGTGCGCATCGACGAGCGGGGCGCCGCGTTCCTCGCCCTCGGGCTCGCGGTCGAGTCCGGCCGTCCCGCACTCGTGATCACGACCTCGGGCACGGCGGTCGCGAACCTGCATCCGGGGGTGCTCGAGGCGCACCATGCCGGGGTGCCGCTGATCGTGCTCTCGGCCGACCGGCCCGCCGAGCTCCGGGGCATCCGCTCGAACCAGACGACCATGCAGCCCGGCATCTTCGCCGGTGCTGTGCGGCTCGAACGTGACGTCACCGCGCCCGAAGGGGCGACCGGCGAGACGGATGCCGCGGCGCGCCTCGCTCGCGAGGCCCTCGCCGCGTCGCTCGGCCGCGTCGCTTCGGGCGCGTTCGTGGCGCATCCCGGTCCGGGGCCGGTGCACCTCAACCTGCAACTGCGCGAGCCGCTGTCGGCGCCGATCGCGCTCGACCCGTCGGCGGCGGCAGCAACGGCTGCGCCTGCGCCCGCCGAGCCTGCGACTGTTCCCGGGCCCGCGCTCATCGCGGCCGGCCCGCGCACCGTCGTCGTAGCCGGGGCCGGTGCCGGACCCGCCGCCGAGGAGTTCGCCCGCGACGGCGGCTGGCCGCTCATCGCCGAGGTGACGAGCGGTGCCCACTTCGGCCCGAACCTCGTGGTCGCCTACCGCGAGCTCCTGCGCGAAGCCGGTTTCGGCGACCAGGTCGAGCGTGTCGTGGTGTTCGGCCACCCCACCCTCTCCCGCGAGGTGCCTGCACTGGTGCAGCGCGACGGCGTCGAGGCCATCGCCGTGGCGCCGTGGGGCATCGAGTGGTTCAATCCCGGCCGCCGGATCCACCGGTTCGAGCGTTCGGTGCGCACCGAGCCGCACCCGCCGTCGGCCGACGAACGCGCCTGGCTCGGCCGCTGGGTGCACGCGAGCCGCATGCTCGTCGAGGCCGGACTGCCCGAGGTCGCTCCCGTCGCGAGTGGCGTCGACGAGACCGGTCACGTCAGCGACTTCGCCGCGCAACGTGAGTACATGCGGGTCCAGCTCGCCGCCATGCGCGCGCCGGTCACCCGCCGCGCGCTCGTCGACTCCGTCTGGGCGGCGACCTGGCCGCACGACCGACTCGTGTTCGGCGCGTCGCGGCTGATTCGCGACGCCGACCGCGCCGTGCCGGGGCGGCGCATCATGGCCCACGCCAACCGGGGCCTCGCCGGCATCGACGGAACCGTCGCCACCGCCATCGGCATCGCGGTCGCCAGCCAGGCCCGCGACGCGGCATCCGACCCCTCACACGCCGGCGTCACCCGCGCGCTCATCGGCGACCTCACCCTGCTGCACGACGTCGGCTCGTTGCTGCTCGGTGCCGGCGAGCGGCAGCCCCGCCTGCAACTGATCGTGGGCAACGACGGCGGCGGATCCATCTTCGACGCCCTCGAGGTGGCCGGCTCGGCACCCGCCGCGGCGTTCGACCGGGTGCAGTTCACGCCCCAGCAGGTCGACCTCGCGAGCCTCGCCGCCGCCTACGGCTGGAAGTATGCTCGGGCGAGCATACGTAGTGAACTCGACGAGGCGCTCGGTACGCGCATCGACGGCCCCTCGATTCTCGAGGTGCCGCTGCCGCGCTGA
- a CDS encoding 1,4-dihydroxy-2-naphthoyl-CoA synthase, producing the protein MAAEVSELFDASEWADAAAGVAGSSGPFTDITYHHSLDGRIARIAFHRPEVRNAFRPHTVDELYRALEDARINPRIGVVLLTGNGPSAKDGGWAFCSGGDQRIRGRDGYKYSDAETAIVEGGGGHAAVGRLHILEVQRLIRFMPKVVIAVVPGWAAGGGHSLHVVCDLTIASREHGRFKQTDAEVGSFDAGYGSAYFARQIGQKFAREVFFLAEEYSAERAHEMGAVNRVVPHAELEREAISMARTILTKSPTAIRMLKFAFNAVDDGMVGQQVFAGEATRLAYGTDEAVEGRDAFLEKRDPDWGPYPWHF; encoded by the coding sequence ATGGCAGCCGAGGTGTCCGAACTGTTCGACGCGAGCGAGTGGGCGGATGCCGCAGCGGGTGTGGCCGGGTCATCCGGCCCCTTCACCGACATCACCTACCACCACTCGCTCGACGGGCGCATCGCCCGCATCGCGTTCCACCGGCCCGAGGTGCGCAACGCGTTCCGGCCGCACACGGTCGACGAGCTCTACCGGGCGCTCGAAGACGCGCGCATCAACCCGCGCATCGGCGTGGTGCTGCTGACGGGCAACGGCCCGAGCGCGAAAGACGGCGGCTGGGCATTCTGCTCCGGCGGCGACCAGCGCATCCGCGGACGCGACGGCTACAAGTACTCCGACGCCGAGACGGCGATCGTCGAGGGCGGCGGTGGCCACGCCGCGGTCGGCCGCCTGCACATCCTCGAGGTGCAGCGGCTCATCCGGTTCATGCCGAAGGTCGTCATCGCCGTCGTGCCCGGCTGGGCGGCCGGCGGCGGCCATTCGCTGCACGTCGTCTGCGACCTCACGATCGCGAGCCGCGAGCACGGGCGGTTCAAGCAGACCGACGCCGAGGTCGGCAGCTTCGACGCCGGCTACGGCAGCGCCTACTTCGCGCGGCAGATCGGCCAGAAGTTCGCCCGCGAGGTGTTCTTCCTCGCCGAGGAGTACTCGGCCGAGCGCGCCCATGAGATGGGTGCCGTGAACCGGGTCGTGCCGCACGCCGAGCTCGAGCGCGAGGCCATCTCGATGGCGCGCACGATCCTCACGAAGTCGCCCACCGCGATCCGCATGCTGAAGTTCGCATTCAACGCGGTCGACGACGGCATGGTCGGGCAGCAGGTCTTCGCGGGCGAGGCGACGCGCCTGGCATACGGCACCGATGAGGCGGTCGAGGGCCGCGACGCCTTCCTCGAGAAGCGCGACCCCGACTGGGGTCCGTACCCGTGGCACTTCTAG
- a CDS encoding PPK2 family polyphosphate kinase has product MSRESYWASDPSEVLRVGDGFRLDRVDPRSTPGFEGDKANGRLALAQGAKILSVLQEQLFANSRMGGYERRILLVLQALDTAGKGGIVKHVMGSVDPQGVALTAFKKPTPEELEHDFLWRVEGAVPEPGQIGVFDRSHYEDVLIARVRELAPPEEIERRYGAINEFEARLAASGTTIIKVMLHISADEQKARLQDRLERPEKHWKFNAGDIDERLLREHYMQAFQVAFDRTTVANAPWFVIPADRKWYARLAVQHLLIEALETLDLDWPKADFDIAEQQARLAAS; this is encoded by the coding sequence ATGAGCCGCGAGTCGTACTGGGCATCGGATCCGAGCGAGGTACTGCGGGTCGGTGACGGGTTCCGCCTCGATCGGGTCGATCCTCGCTCGACTCCCGGGTTCGAGGGCGACAAGGCGAACGGCCGGCTCGCACTCGCCCAAGGTGCCAAGATCCTCTCGGTGCTGCAGGAGCAGCTCTTCGCCAACAGCCGCATGGGCGGCTACGAGCGGCGCATCCTCCTCGTGCTGCAAGCACTCGACACCGCAGGCAAGGGCGGCATCGTGAAGCACGTGATGGGGTCGGTCGACCCGCAGGGCGTCGCACTCACCGCATTCAAGAAGCCCACACCCGAAGAGCTCGAGCACGACTTCCTCTGGCGTGTCGAGGGCGCCGTGCCGGAGCCCGGCCAGATCGGCGTCTTCGACCGCTCGCACTATGAGGACGTGCTCATCGCCCGCGTGCGGGAGCTCGCCCCGCCCGAGGAGATCGAGCGCCGCTACGGCGCGATCAACGAGTTCGAGGCGAGGCTCGCCGCATCCGGCACCACCATCATCAAGGTGATGCTGCACATCTCGGCCGACGAGCAGAAGGCGCGCCTGCAGGATCGGCTCGAGCGCCCCGAGAAACACTGGAAGTTCAACGCCGGCGACATCGACGAACGGCTGTTGCGCGAGCACTACATGCAGGCGTTCCAGGTCGCCTTCGACCGCACGACGGTCGCGAATGCCCCGTGGTTCGTGATCCCCGCCGACCGCAAGTGGTATGCACGGCTCGCGGTGCAGCACCTGCTCATCGAGGCACTCGAGACGCTCGACCTCGACTGGCCGAAGGCCGACTTCGACATCGCCGAGCAGCAGGCGCGGCTCGCCGCGAGCTGA
- a CDS encoding DUF4229 domain-containing protein, producing MKSVPVWIWYTALRVVLFAVPLAVLLAAGVDPWVSAAVAALFGLSASLIFLRRPREAMSSDLYAARHREKPVVRSDDQEEDAAVEQRTAHRPTDAAE from the coding sequence GTGAAATCCGTGCCCGTCTGGATCTGGTACACCGCGTTGCGGGTCGTGCTCTTCGCCGTACCGCTCGCCGTGCTGCTCGCCGCGGGCGTCGACCCGTGGGTCTCCGCGGCTGTCGCAGCGCTCTTCGGCCTGAGCGCGTCGCTCATCTTCCTGCGGCGTCCTCGCGAGGCGATGTCCAGCGATCTCTACGCCGCGCGCCACCGCGAGAAGCCGGTCGTGCGCAGCGACGACCAGGAAGAGGATGCCGCCGTCGAGCAGCGCACCGCGCACCGGCCGACCGACGCCGCCGAGTAG
- a CDS encoding PLD nuclease N-terminal domain-containing protein, with protein sequence MIRLAIPVVVAAVVFTIYAVVDCALFDRMRIRGLPRGWWIVVILLVPLIGATLWFVIGRGRANRSSGRGYSVAPDDDADFLRQLNSDAAQDERIRRLEQELAELDGEPEATDPGDARDGDGRGADGRGAPDDAPDGPRTERTQHPDTPETPGEAGPSGRPNG encoded by the coding sequence ATGATCCGCCTCGCGATTCCCGTCGTGGTTGCGGCAGTGGTGTTCACGATCTACGCCGTCGTCGATTGTGCACTGTTCGACCGCATGCGCATCCGAGGGCTGCCCCGGGGCTGGTGGATCGTGGTGATCCTCCTCGTTCCCCTCATCGGTGCGACGCTGTGGTTCGTGATCGGCCGCGGTCGCGCGAACCGATCGTCGGGCCGCGGCTATTCCGTGGCTCCCGACGACGACGCCGACTTCCTGCGCCAGCTGAACAGCGACGCAGCCCAAGACGAGCGCATCCGCCGGCTCGAGCAAGAGCTCGCCGAGCTCGACGGCGAGCCCGAGGCGACCGACCCGGGCGACGCACGAGACGGCGACGGTCGCGGCGCCGACGGCCGCGGCGCCCCCGACGACGCCCCCGACGGTCCCCGAACCGAACGAACCCAGCACCCCGACACCCCCGAAACGCCGGGTGAGGCCGGCCCGTCCGGCCGCCCGAATGGCTGA
- a CDS encoding o-succinylbenzoate synthase has product MLPEPNELLATARVVALPLVTRFRGIDVREAVLLEGPAGWTEFSPFVEYDDHEASAWLAAAIDYGWNATPAAMRDRIPVNATVPAVDPDSVRAVLARFPGCRTAKVKVAGGDEPLSADVARVRAVREALGAEGRIRIDANGGWNVDEAEHAIHALAPFDLEYVEQPCATVDELAEIRRRTKYMGIPIAADESVRRADDPLAVAAAGAADLLVIKAAPLGGIRRALDIVAQAGLPVVVSSALDTSVGLAMGAALAASVPSLEFDCGLGTASLLAADVTRAPLLPEDGSIPVRRVLPDPALLDRYAASPERTEWWLERLGRAYAVLAEAAARTSAG; this is encoded by the coding sequence ATGCTGCCCGAGCCGAATGAACTGCTCGCCACCGCCCGAGTGGTCGCGCTCCCCCTCGTGACGCGGTTCCGCGGCATCGACGTCCGCGAGGCCGTGCTCCTCGAGGGTCCCGCGGGCTGGACCGAGTTCTCGCCGTTCGTCGAGTACGACGACCACGAGGCATCCGCGTGGCTCGCCGCCGCGATCGACTACGGCTGGAACGCGACCCCGGCTGCGATGCGCGACCGCATCCCCGTGAACGCGACCGTGCCGGCCGTCGACCCCGACAGTGTGCGAGCGGTGCTCGCCCGATTCCCCGGATGCCGTACGGCGAAGGTGAAGGTCGCCGGCGGCGACGAGCCGCTGTCGGCGGACGTCGCGCGCGTACGCGCCGTGCGCGAGGCGCTCGGCGCCGAGGGTCGCATCCGCATCGACGCGAACGGCGGCTGGAACGTCGACGAGGCCGAGCACGCGATCCACGCGCTCGCACCGTTCGACCTCGAGTACGTCGAGCAGCCGTGCGCCACCGTCGACGAGCTCGCCGAGATCCGACGGCGCACGAAGTACATGGGCATCCCCATCGCCGCCGACGAGAGCGTCAGGCGAGCGGATGACCCGCTGGCGGTCGCCGCGGCGGGCGCCGCCGACCTCCTCGTGATCAAGGCCGCGCCGCTCGGCGGCATCCGCCGCGCGCTCGACATCGTGGCGCAGGCGGGGCTCCCGGTCGTCGTCTCGAGTGCACTCGACACGAGCGTCGGGCTCGCGATGGGCGCGGCGCTCGCGGCATCCGTGCCCTCGCTCGAGTTCGACTGCGGGCTCGGCACGGCTTCACTGCTGGCCGCGGATGTCACGCGCGCTCCGCTCCTGCCCGAAGACGGCTCGATCCCCGTGCGGCGGGTGCTGCCCGACCCCGCGCTGCTCGACCGCTACGCGGCGTCGCCCGAGCGCACCGAATGGTGGCTCGAGCGACTCGGGCGGGCGTACGCGGTGCTCGCCGAGGCTGCCGCCCGGACTTCCGCAGGATGA
- a CDS encoding MFS transporter, with the protein MTTIPHRGLAIGILLFASFMDLLDVTIVQVALPSIDADLGASEAQLEWIVGGYMLAFAVALITGGRLGDLYGRRRIFLVGIAGFTLASAAAAAAWSGEVLVATRIAQGLFAALMVPQLLACVQAFYSPRERAPMYGLIGGVSGLAAVAGPVLGGWLIDADLWGLGWRTVFLINIPVGIAIFALAARFVPETRSPRPMRLDLPGVLLLSAVVLAFMVPLVEGRALGWPAWLWIPVAVGAVLLAVFVVYSRRRMRRDGSALLPMPLFADRGFSAGIVTQAAFQGALNAFTLPFIIYLQVGLGFDALTAGLNLLAFSLGAMLGTGLVIPLVARLGKVLVTGGSVVLAAGVLWVFAIVSEAGASFTGWAAVWPMALAGVGLALIIIPLVDVALATVPVADAGAASGAYSTFQQLGAAVGVAVSTTVFFTIIGDDWSREHVLEALQASVWVSVAGLAVAALASLLLPGRASVQAHLEEARRLAEADAEAAAADAAQQPAPVA; encoded by the coding sequence ATGACCACCATCCCGCACCGTGGACTCGCCATCGGCATCCTCTTGTTCGCCTCGTTCATGGACCTGCTCGACGTCACGATCGTGCAGGTCGCGCTGCCGTCGATCGACGCCGACCTCGGGGCATCCGAAGCGCAGCTCGAATGGATCGTGGGTGGCTACATGCTCGCCTTCGCCGTCGCGCTCATCACCGGCGGCCGGCTCGGCGACCTGTACGGCCGCCGGCGCATCTTCCTCGTCGGCATCGCCGGCTTCACCCTCGCATCGGCAGCCGCCGCCGCCGCGTGGTCGGGCGAGGTGCTCGTGGCCACCCGCATCGCTCAGGGCCTCTTCGCCGCGCTCATGGTGCCCCAGTTGCTCGCCTGCGTGCAGGCGTTCTACAGCCCGCGCGAACGCGCGCCGATGTACGGCCTGATCGGCGGCGTGAGCGGCCTCGCCGCAGTCGCCGGTCCCGTGCTCGGCGGCTGGCTCATCGACGCCGACCTGTGGGGCCTCGGCTGGCGGACGGTATTCCTCATCAACATCCCCGTGGGCATCGCGATCTTCGCCCTGGCGGCGCGGTTCGTGCCCGAGACCCGCTCGCCTCGCCCGATGCGCCTCGACCTCCCGGGAGTGCTGCTGCTCAGCGCGGTGGTGCTCGCGTTCATGGTTCCGCTCGTCGAGGGCCGGGCGCTCGGCTGGCCGGCCTGGCTCTGGATCCCCGTCGCCGTCGGCGCGGTGCTCCTGGCCGTGTTCGTCGTGTACTCGCGCCGCCGCATGCGCCGCGACGGCTCGGCGCTCCTGCCGATGCCCCTCTTCGCCGATCGCGGCTTCTCGGCGGGCATCGTCACCCAGGCCGCCTTCCAGGGTGCGCTCAACGCGTTCACGTTGCCGTTCATCATCTACCTGCAGGTCGGCCTCGGCTTCGATGCCCTGACCGCCGGACTCAACCTCCTCGCGTTCAGCCTCGGCGCGATGCTCGGCACGGGCCTGGTCATCCCGCTCGTCGCCCGCTTGGGCAAGGTGCTCGTGACCGGCGGCTCGGTGGTCCTCGCCGCCGGCGTGCTCTGGGTCTTCGCGATCGTCAGCGAGGCGGGCGCGTCCTTCACGGGGTGGGCCGCCGTGTGGCCGATGGCCCTCGCGGGCGTGGGCCTCGCGCTGATCATCATCCCGCTCGTGGATGTCGCGCTCGCAACCGTGCCGGTCGCCGACGCCGGTGCGGCCTCCGGGGCGTACAGCACCTTCCAGCAGCTCGGCGCCGCGGTGGGCGTCGCCGTCTCGACGACCGTCTTCTTCACGATCATCGGCGACGACTGGAGCCGAGAGCACGTGCTCGAGGCGCTGCAGGCGTCGGTCTGGGTCTCGGTCGCGGGCCTCGCGGTCGCCGCACTCGCAAGCCTGCTGCTCCCGGGCCGCGCGAGCGTGCAGGCACATCTCGAGGAGGCGCGCCGGCTCGCCGAGGCCGACGCGGAAGCGGCTGCGGCGGATGCCGCGCAGCAGCCCGCGCCGGTGGCCTGA
- a CDS encoding MarR family winged helix-turn-helix transcriptional regulator: MSSKAELTERIVGLLQLVIASSVMTNERIARSLGLNVVDLQALGFIARHGEGMTAGEVSQQTELPTSTTTRVLDRLEKHGFIERSTDPHDRRRVVVRSRPEALPTAGRGGDDDPYSGILTGMQRVHERFTADELEIVARYLDAVKDVR; this comes from the coding sequence ATGTCAAGCAAGGCCGAGCTCACCGAGCGCATCGTCGGGCTCCTCCAGCTCGTCATCGCCTCGTCGGTGATGACCAACGAGCGCATCGCCCGATCGCTCGGGCTCAACGTCGTCGACCTGCAGGCACTCGGCTTCATCGCCCGCCACGGCGAGGGGATGACGGCGGGCGAGGTGAGTCAGCAGACGGAGCTGCCCACCAGCACGACGACGCGGGTCCTCGACCGGCTCGAGAAGCACGGCTTCATCGAGCGATCGACCGATCCCCACGACCGACGGCGCGTCGTCGTGCGGTCACGACCCGAGGCGCTGCCCACCGCCGGTCGGGGCGGCGATGACGACCCCTACAGCGGAATCCTGACCGGCATGCAGCGCGTGCACGAGCGGTTCACCGCCGACGAGCTCGAGATCGTCGCGCGCTACCTCGACGCCGTGAAGGACGTGCGCTGA